One Scylla paramamosain isolate STU-SP2022 chromosome 7, ASM3559412v1, whole genome shotgun sequence DNA window includes the following coding sequences:
- the LOC135102199 gene encoding uncharacterized protein LOC135102199 isoform X5: protein MLSHEESRMESQPQQAVSSNDTLVLVGRRASPINSLEREHLTKLVRNEIILANESTDGKVMAMKKLAWERVALHFNAAGYCEKRTVYQLQKVWERIKGKHIN, encoded by the coding sequence CCATGAAGAAAGCAGGATGGAGTCCCAACCGCAGCAGGCTGTCTCCAGCAATGACACCCTGGTGCTGGTGGGACGAAGGGCCAGCCCTATAAATTCCCTAGAGCGTGAGCACCTCACTAAGCTCGTACGGAATGAAATTATCTTAGCCAATGAGAGCACAGATGGGAAAGTCATGGCCATGAAAAAATTAGCATGGGAGAGGGTTGCCCTCCATTTTAATGCAGCTGGATATTGTGAGAAGAGAACAGTATATCAGCTGCAAAAAGTATGGGAGCGCATTAAAGGAAA